A genomic segment from Cuculus canorus isolate bCucCan1 chromosome 20, bCucCan1.pri, whole genome shotgun sequence encodes:
- the FZD9 gene encoding frizzled-9, whose product MAPRALQALWALRVLWALWVLWVGGRGLELSGPEGPRGRAARCQPVDIPMCRGIGYNLTRMPNLLGHESQREAALKLHEFAPLVEYGCHVHLRFFLCSLYAPMCTHQVSASIPACRPMCEQARHKCVPIMEQFNFGWPDSLDCAKLPTKNDPNALCMEAPENASAAEPHKGQGMLPVAPQPWPPGTAGGRGPSGLGACDNPEKFQYVEKSLSCAPRCSPGVDVYWSREDKDFAFIWMAVWSTLCFVSTAFTVLTFLLDPHRFQYPERPIIFLSMCYNVYSMAFIIRSVAGAENIACDRENGELYVIQEGLESTGCTIVFLILYYFGMASSLWWVILTLTWFLAAGKKWGHEAIEAHSSYFHMAAWGIPAMKTIVILTMRKVAGDELTGLCYVGNMDVSALTGFVLIPLSCYLVIGTSFILTGFVALFHIRKIMKTGGTNTEKLEKLMVKIGVFSILYTVPATCVIICYFYERLNVDYWNLRALERGCLHLPGRRAANCSLEASVPTVAVFMLKIFMSLVVGITSGVWVWSSKTLQTWQSLCNRKLGVRTRGKPCSGVSCGGVHCHYKAPTVMLHMTKTDPYLDNPTHV is encoded by the coding sequence ATGGCACCACGGGCGCTGCAGGCGCTGTGGGCTCTGCGGGTGCTGTGGgcgctgtgggtgctgtgggtgggCGGGCGCGGGCTCGAGCTGTCGGGGCCAGAGGGCCCACGGGGCCGCGCGGCGCGGTGCCAGCCTGTGGACATCCCCATGTGTCGCGGCATTGGGTACAACCTGACCCGCATGCCCAACCTACTGGGCCACGAGAGCCAGCGCGAAGCTGCCCTCAAGCTGCACGAGTTCGCACCGCTGGTGGAGTACGGCTGCCACGTCCACCTGCGCTTCTTCCTCTGCTCGCTCTACGCGCCCATGTGCACCCACCAGGTGAGCGCCAGCATCCCCGCCTGCCGCCCCATGTGCGAGCAGGCCCGCCACAAATGCGTCCCCATCATGGAGCAGTTCAACTTCGGCTGGCCCGACTCGCTCGACTGCGCCAAGCTGCCCACCAAGAACGACCCCAATGCCCTCTGCATGGAGGCTCCCGAGAACGCCTCGGCTGCCGAGCCCCACAAGGGACAGGGGATGCTGCCTGTGGCGCCGCAGCCCTGGCCACCAGGCACTGCCGGGGGACGGGGCCCCAGTGGGCTCGGGGCCTGCGACAACCCCGAGAAGTTCCAATATGTGGAGAAAAGCCTCTCCTGCGCGCCCCGGTGCTCCCCCGGCGTGGATGTCTACTGGTCCCGGGAGGACAAAGACTTCGCCTTCATCTGGATGGCTGTCTGGTCCACCCTCTGCTTCGTCTCCACCGCCTTCACCGTCCTCACCTTCCTGCTCGACCCCCACCGCTTCCAGTACCCCGAGCGGCCCATCATCTTCCTCTCCATGTGCTACAACGTCTACTCCATGGCCTTCATCATCCGCTCGGTGGCAGGGGCCGAGAACATCGCCTGCGACCGGGAGAACGGTGAGCTCTATGTCATccaggaggggctggagagcacaGGCTGCACCATTGTCTTCCTCATCCTTTACTACTTTGGTATGGCCAGCTCGCTCTGGTGGGTCATCCTCACCCTCACCTGGTTCCTGGCCGCTGGGAAGAAGTGGGGACATGAGGCCATCGAGGCCCACAGCAGCTACTTCCACATGGCCGCCTGGGGCATCCCAGCCATGAAGACCATCGTCATCCTCACCATGCGGAAGGTGGCGGGAGATGAGCTCACAGGGCTTTGCTACGTGGGGAACATGGACGTCAGTGCCCTGACTGGCTTTGTCCTTATCCCCCTCTCCTGCTACCTGGTCATCGGCACCTCCTTCATCCTTACAGGCTTCGTCGCCCTCTTTCACATCAGAAAGATCATGAAGACGGGTGGCACCAACAcggagaagctggagaagctgaTGGTGAAGATCGGCGTCTTCTCTATCCTGTACACTGTCCCGGCCACCTGTGTCATCATCTGCTACTTCTACGAGCGGCTGAATGTGGATTACTGGAACCTCAGGGCGCTGGAGCGCGGTTGCCTGCACCTCCCTGGCCGGCGTGCCGCCAACTGCTCCTTGGAGGCCTCAGTGCCCACTGTGGCCGTCTTTATGTTAAAGATTTTCATGTCGCTGGTGGTGGGCATCACCAGCGGGGTGTGGGTGTGGAGCTCCAAGACGCTGCAAACCTGGCAGAGCCTTTGCAACAGAAAGCTGGGTGTGAGGACGCGGGGCAAGCCCTGCAGCGGGGTGAGCTGCGGCGGGGTGCACTGCCACTACAAGGCCCCCACGGTCATGCTGCACATGACCAAGACGGACCCTTATCTGGACAACCCGACACACGTTTAG